The following are encoded in a window of Kitasatospora sp. NBC_01250 genomic DNA:
- a CDS encoding GAF domain-containing protein, which translates to MTEQPAGDPLDPAALAAVISGVLADPGPDDRELLSSVVQVARSIFGAAASSIFLFDREGDELVFEAVSGEGEEFLVGTRFPAHRGIAGWVVDTGEPMTVNGLSGNRLFAQDLAERTGYVPDAIMAAPVLHREEVLGVLQVLDPHPQSRSTLADLDLLCAFAGQAGLALAGLLRARAARGALARGGGEFEQLAGIVKLLAELPADRRASGLRLVESLHEVLAGMAR; encoded by the coding sequence ATGACCGAGCAGCCTGCGGGCGACCCGTTGGACCCCGCGGCGCTGGCCGCGGTGATCTCCGGCGTGCTGGCCGACCCCGGCCCCGACGACCGCGAACTGCTGTCCTCCGTCGTACAGGTGGCGCGCTCCATCTTCGGTGCGGCGGCCAGCTCGATCTTCCTGTTCGACCGCGAGGGCGACGAGCTGGTCTTCGAGGCGGTCTCCGGCGAGGGCGAGGAGTTCCTGGTCGGCACCCGCTTCCCGGCCCACCGCGGCATCGCCGGCTGGGTGGTGGACACCGGGGAGCCGATGACGGTCAACGGCCTGTCCGGCAACCGGCTCTTCGCCCAGGACCTGGCGGAGCGCACCGGCTACGTGCCCGACGCGATCATGGCGGCCCCCGTGCTGCACCGCGAGGAGGTGCTCGGCGTTCTCCAGGTCCTCGACCCGCACCCGCAGTCCCGCTCCACCCTGGCCGACCTGGACCTGCTGTGTGCCTTCGCCGGCCAGGCCGGCCTGGCGCTGGCCGGGCTGCTGCGCGCCCGCGCCGCGCGCGGTGCACTGGCCAGGGGCGGCGGGGAGTTCGAGCAGCTGGCCGGGATCGTCAAGCTGCTCGCCGAGCTGCCGGCGGACCGGCGGGCCAGCGGACTGCGGCTGGTGGAGTCGTTGCACGAGGTGCTGGCGGGGATGGCGCGGTAG